In Streptomyces sp. NBC_01439, the following are encoded in one genomic region:
- a CDS encoding TetR/AcrR family transcriptional regulator — MSGGADEGPRRVGRPRADRLRPESGRPPREELLCAAAELFTVQGYAATTTRAVAERAGMRQATMYHYFGGKQELLAELLESTVAPSLVLARQLLADEGRSAARRLWELCRSDVLLLCGGPYDLGALYLLPELGASRLARFRRMRGELKDAYRVLLAGTRVGAELAGNEAGLTLRGDLVFGLIEGVMLIHRTDPQRPVTVFAEATADAALRIAGVAPPGEWRPAAGG; from the coding sequence ATGAGCGGGGGAGCGGACGAGGGTCCGAGACGGGTCGGTCGGCCACGTGCCGACCGGCTGAGACCGGAGAGCGGCCGGCCGCCGCGCGAGGAACTCCTCTGCGCGGCGGCCGAGTTGTTCACCGTCCAGGGATATGCGGCGACCACCACGCGGGCCGTCGCCGAACGGGCCGGGATGCGCCAGGCCACGATGTACCACTACTTCGGGGGCAAGCAGGAACTCCTCGCCGAACTTCTGGAGTCCACGGTCGCGCCCTCGCTGGTGCTGGCCCGGCAGCTGCTCGCGGACGAAGGGAGGTCCGCCGCGCGGCGGTTGTGGGAGCTGTGCCGCTCCGACGTGCTGCTGCTGTGCGGCGGGCCGTATGACCTGGGGGCGCTGTACCTGCTGCCCGAGCTGGGCGCGTCGCGCCTCGCGCGGTTCCGTCGGATGCGCGGGGAACTCAAGGACGCCTACCGGGTGTTGCTCGCCGGGACCCGCGTCGGCGCCGAACTGGCCGGGAACGAGGCGGGACTGACGCTACGGGGCGACCTGGTCTTCGGGCTCATCGAGGGCGTCATGCTGATCCACCGCACGGATCCGCAGCGGCCGGTGACGGTCTTCGCGGAGGCCACCGCGGACGCGGCGCTGCGGATCGCGGGCGTCGCCCCGCCCGGCGAATGGCGGCCGGCGGCCGGCGGCTAG
- a CDS encoding RluA family pseudouridine synthase: MRRRAQPPPSPLPQRAGIDPVRLRLPPDPDGTWPDLGDYLAARYAGTRGADSVARLLAAGRVLGPDGRVLRAEDPYEPGAYLWFHRDVEPEPRVPFPISVVHRDAHLLVVDKPHFLATTPRGSHITETALARLREELELPGLSPAHRLDRLTAGLVMFSVRPEDRGAYQLLFQRREVHKEYEALAPYDPERAGTLPRTVRSRIEKTRGVIAAVEVPGGEPNAESLVECVEAREGLARYRLTPRTGRTHQLRVHMNGLGLPILGDPVYPQVTDPAPDDYRRPLQLLARVLAFTDPVTARVHRFESGRTLQAWDDRAGWEAGTGG, from the coding sequence ATGAGACGCAGAGCCCAGCCACCCCCCTCGCCCCTCCCCCAGCGCGCCGGCATCGACCCGGTCCGGCTGCGGCTCCCGCCCGACCCGGACGGGACCTGGCCGGATCTCGGCGACTACCTGGCGGCGCGCTACGCCGGCACCCGCGGCGCCGACTCGGTCGCGCGCCTGCTGGCCGCGGGCCGCGTGCTCGGTCCCGACGGACGGGTCCTGCGCGCGGAGGACCCGTACGAGCCGGGCGCCTACCTGTGGTTCCACCGGGACGTGGAGCCGGAGCCGCGGGTGCCCTTCCCGATCTCCGTCGTCCACCGGGACGCGCACCTGCTGGTCGTGGACAAACCGCACTTCCTGGCCACCACCCCGCGCGGCTCCCACATCACCGAGACCGCCCTGGCCCGGCTCCGCGAGGAGCTGGAGCTGCCCGGCCTCAGCCCCGCGCACCGGCTGGACCGGCTGACGGCGGGACTGGTGATGTTCAGCGTCCGGCCCGAGGACCGCGGCGCCTACCAGCTCCTCTTCCAGCGGCGCGAGGTGCACAAGGAGTACGAGGCCCTCGCACCGTACGACCCGGAACGCGCCGGCACCCTCCCGCGCACGGTCCGCAGCCGGATCGAGAAGACCCGCGGGGTCATCGCGGCGGTCGAGGTGCCCGGGGGCGAGCCCAATGCCGAGAGCCTGGTCGAATGCGTCGAGGCCCGGGAGGGGCTGGCCCGCTACCGGCTGACCCCGCGCACGGGCCGCACCCACCAGCTGCGGGTCCACATGAACGGCCTGGGCCTGCCCATCCTCGGCGACCCGGTGTATCCGCAGGTCACGGATCCGGCCCCGGACGACTACCGCAGGCCGCTGCAACTCCTGGCCCGGGTACTGGCGTTCACCGACCCGGTGACCGCGCGCGTGCACCGCTTCGAGAGCGGCCGCACCCTCCAGGCCTGGGACGACCGCGCGGGCTGGGAGGCCGGGACCGGCGGCTAG
- a CDS encoding serine hydrolase, whose product MRTLPALGAAGAAALLTAAAGVTGTAIAAPTPPPAPKPQITDAAVDKAVARLDRTVEDMMRRTGVPGVSVAVVHDDEVVHIKGYGLRRTGESAKVGPDTVFQIASLSKPVSSTVVAGTLTDPRGWDDRTALPGFSLKDPWVTDHVTTADLFSHRSGLPDHAGDLLEDLGYDRAYILDHLRLEPLGPFRASYAYTNFGFTAAAEAVARAKGTSWQKLSADTLFKPAGMTRTSTEFSAFINSPDRASTHVKNADGTWSPRHVRDPDAQAPAGGVSSTATDMARWLRLQLAGGTLDGKRIIPADALARTHVPEIVSQPTNAVGTTSFYGLGWNVSYDGAGRTRLSHSGAFDLGANTNVTMLPLERLGIVVLTNGAPVGLPDAVALDFFDYAEHGKVSTDWLALAASAYATALEPPNGSKTDYAHPPAGAQPARDSAAYTGTYDNPYYGRATVSADADGALTLALGPEPLRFPLTHYDGDTFSFVTAGENAVGRTGVVFADGTLRIEYLDADHLGTFTRQ is encoded by the coding sequence ATGCGTACGCTCCCCGCCCTCGGGGCAGCCGGGGCCGCGGCCCTCCTGACCGCGGCGGCCGGCGTGACGGGCACGGCCATCGCCGCGCCCACCCCGCCCCCCGCCCCGAAGCCCCAGATCACGGACGCCGCCGTCGACAAGGCCGTCGCCCGCCTCGACCGCACCGTCGAGGACATGATGCGCCGCACCGGGGTCCCCGGCGTGTCCGTGGCCGTGGTCCACGACGACGAGGTGGTCCACATCAAGGGCTACGGGCTGCGCAGGACCGGCGAGAGCGCGAAGGTCGGCCCCGACACCGTCTTCCAGATCGCCTCGCTGTCCAAGCCCGTCTCCTCCACGGTCGTGGCCGGCACCCTCACCGACCCCCGGGGGTGGGACGACCGCACCGCCTTGCCCGGGTTCTCCCTGAAGGACCCCTGGGTGACCGACCACGTCACCACCGCCGACCTGTTCTCCCACCGCAGCGGCCTCCCCGACCACGCCGGCGACCTCCTCGAAGACCTCGGATACGACCGGGCGTACATCCTGGACCACCTGCGCCTGGAGCCCCTCGGCCCGTTCCGGGCGAGCTACGCGTACACCAACTTCGGGTTCACCGCGGCCGCCGAGGCCGTTGCCCGCGCCAAGGGCACCAGTTGGCAGAAGCTCAGCGCCGACACCCTCTTCAAGCCCGCCGGCATGACCCGTACCAGCACCGAGTTCTCCGCCTTCATCAACTCTCCCGACCGCGCCTCCACCCACGTCAAGAACGCTGACGGCACCTGGAGCCCGCGCCATGTCCGCGACCCGGACGCCCAGGCCCCGGCCGGCGGCGTCAGCTCCACCGCCACCGACATGGCCCGCTGGCTGCGGTTGCAGTTGGCCGGCGGCACCCTCGACGGGAAGCGGATCATTCCCGCCGACGCCCTCGCCCGGACCCACGTGCCCGAGATCGTGTCGCAGCCGACCAACGCCGTCGGCACCACCAGCTTCTACGGCCTCGGCTGGAACGTCAGCTACGACGGCGCCGGCCGCACGCGCCTGAGCCACTCCGGCGCCTTCGACCTCGGCGCCAACACCAACGTCACCATGCTCCCGCTGGAGCGGCTCGGCATCGTCGTCCTGACCAACGGCGCCCCGGTCGGCCTGCCCGACGCCGTGGCCCTGGACTTCTTCGACTACGCCGAGCACGGCAAGGTCTCCACCGACTGGCTCGCCCTCGCCGCCTCCGCCTACGCGACGGCCCTCGAACCCCCGAACGGATCGAAGACCGACTACGCCCACCCGCCCGCCGGAGCGCAGCCGGCCCGGGACAGCGCCGCGTACACCGGAACCTACGACAACCCCTACTACGGCAGGGCCACCGTGTCCGCCGACGCCGACGGCGCGCTCACCCTCGCCCTCGGCCCCGAGCCCCTGCGCTTCCCGCTGACCCACTACGACGGGGACACCTTCAGCTTCGTGACCGCGGGCGAGAACGCGGTCGGCCGCACCGGGGTGGTCTTCGCCGACGGCACCCTGCGCATCGAATACCTCGACGCCGACCACCTGGGCACCTTCACCCGGCAGTAG
- a CDS encoding siderophore-interacting protein, translating into MAEGRARTVGTAVVVRTERLSPHMVRLVLGGEGLREFGVGEYTDHYVKLLFAPTGVTYPAPWDLERIRADFPRAQWPRQRAYTVRNWDPAHLELTLDFVVHGDEGLAGPWAARVQPGEVVRFLGPGGAYAPDPVAGWHLLVGDESALPAIAAAMERMPAGARVHAIVEIDGPADELKLATPDGVVPVWLHRGDRPVGEALVEAVMAMEFPSTDVHAFVHGEAGFVKELRRHLRMERGVPRERLSISGYWRLGETDEGWRAIKRDWNASVEAEQEHRAAA; encoded by the coding sequence GTGGCAGAAGGACGCGCCCGCACCGTCGGCACCGCCGTCGTCGTACGCACCGAGCGGTTGTCGCCGCACATGGTGCGGCTCGTGCTGGGCGGTGAGGGCCTCCGGGAGTTCGGCGTGGGCGAGTACACCGACCATTACGTCAAGCTGCTGTTCGCGCCGACGGGCGTGACCTACCCCGCTCCGTGGGACCTTGAACGCATCCGCGCCGACTTTCCCCGGGCACAGTGGCCGCGCCAGCGCGCGTACACCGTACGGAACTGGGACCCCGCGCACCTGGAGCTGACCCTCGACTTCGTGGTCCACGGCGACGAGGGCCTGGCCGGCCCCTGGGCGGCGCGGGTCCAGCCGGGCGAGGTCGTACGCTTCCTCGGCCCGGGCGGCGCCTACGCCCCGGACCCGGTGGCCGGTTGGCACCTCCTGGTGGGCGACGAGAGCGCCCTGCCGGCGATCGCCGCCGCGATGGAGCGGATGCCGGCGGGCGCGCGGGTCCACGCCATCGTCGAGATCGACGGCCCGGCCGACGAGCTGAAGCTCGCCACCCCGGACGGCGTCGTCCCGGTCTGGCTGCACCGCGGCGACCGCCCGGTGGGCGAGGCCCTCGTGGAGGCCGTCATGGCCATGGAGTTCCCGAGCACGGACGTCCACGCCTTCGTCCACGGCGAGGCCGGCTTCGTCAAGGAGCTGCGCCGCCACCTGCGCATGGAGCGCGGCGTCCCGCGCGAGCGCCTGTCGATCTCGGGCTACTGGCGCCTGGGCGAGACGGACGAGGGCTGGCGCGCGATCAAGCGCGACTGGAACGCCTCGGTCGAGGCCGAACAGGAACACCGCGCCGCTGCCTAA
- a CDS encoding 5'-3' exonuclease gives MLLDTASLYYRAYFGVPDSVKAPDGTPVNAVRGLLDFIGRLVQDHRPDDLVACMDADWRPHWRVELIPSYKAHRVAEETETGPDVEETPDTLAPQVPIIEAALDAFGIARVGVAGYEADDVIGTLTARASGPVDIVTGDRDLYQLVDDARQRRVLYPLKGVGTLQVTDEAWLREKYGVDGPGYADLALLRGDPSDGLPGVPGIGEKTAAKLLDAYGTLAGIIAAVDDPKSKLTPTQRKRLDESRPYLAVAPKVVQVASDVPLPAFDPALPTAPAQPELVAALAHRWGLGGAVARLSSVLRP, from the coding sequence ATGCTCCTGGACACCGCCTCCCTCTACTACCGCGCCTACTTCGGTGTGCCGGACTCGGTGAAGGCCCCCGACGGCACCCCGGTCAACGCCGTGCGCGGGCTGCTCGACTTCATCGGCCGGCTCGTCCAGGACCACCGGCCGGACGATCTGGTGGCGTGCATGGACGCCGACTGGCGGCCGCACTGGCGGGTGGAGCTGATCCCCTCCTACAAGGCGCACCGGGTGGCCGAGGAGACCGAGACCGGCCCCGACGTGGAGGAGACCCCGGACACCCTCGCCCCGCAGGTGCCGATCATCGAAGCGGCGCTGGACGCCTTCGGCATCGCCCGGGTCGGGGTCGCCGGGTACGAGGCGGACGACGTGATCGGTACGCTCACCGCCCGCGCGAGCGGCCCGGTGGACATCGTCACCGGCGACCGGGACCTGTACCAGCTGGTGGACGACGCCCGGCAGCGGCGGGTGCTGTACCCGCTCAAGGGCGTGGGCACCCTGCAGGTGACCGACGAGGCGTGGCTCCGCGAGAAGTACGGGGTGGACGGCCCCGGTTACGCGGATCTGGCGCTGCTGCGCGGGGACCCGAGCGACGGCCTGCCGGGCGTCCCCGGCATCGGCGAGAAGACGGCCGCCAAACTCCTGGACGCCTACGGCACCCTGGCCGGGATCATCGCCGCGGTCGACGACCCGAAGTCGAAGCTGACCCCGACCCAGCGCAAGCGGCTGGACGAGTCCCGGCCCTATCTGGCGGTGGCCCCCAAGGTGGTCCAGGTGGCCTCGGACGTGCCGCTCCCGGCGTTCGACCCGGCCCTTCCGACGGCCCCGGCACAACCCGAACTGGTGGCTGCGCTAGCCCATCGGTGGGGTCTGGGGGGTGCAGTCGCTCGCTTGAGCAGCGTGCTGCGCCCCTGA
- a CDS encoding helix-turn-helix domain-containing protein yields MDSKLNDRDDKSKDKDGKEPLRVGVAVRKRRRALHLTLAAVSARSGLSVPFLSQIENERARPSMRSLERVADALETTAVELLAASDTARTVDLVRAGDAPGLTPVPGVRPLVRGHHQLHAMEFTGDQDAGREYQHRNDELMYVVEGACQVEAEGRAYRLESGDALFLSGGVRHRWRAVTEETRILVVAVGEHIHATSEPPSPGH; encoded by the coding sequence ATGGACAGCAAGCTGAACGACAGGGACGACAAGAGCAAGGACAAGGACGGCAAGGAGCCGCTCCGAGTGGGCGTGGCCGTGCGCAAGCGGCGCCGCGCGCTCCACCTCACGCTGGCCGCGGTCTCGGCGCGCAGCGGCCTGTCGGTGCCCTTCCTGAGTCAGATAGAGAACGAGCGGGCCCGGCCCAGCATGCGCTCCCTGGAGCGGGTCGCGGACGCGCTGGAGACCACGGCCGTGGAACTGCTGGCCGCCTCCGACACCGCGCGCACGGTGGACCTCGTACGGGCGGGTGACGCCCCCGGGCTCACCCCGGTCCCGGGCGTACGTCCCCTGGTGCGCGGCCACCACCAGCTGCACGCGATGGAGTTCACCGGGGACCAGGACGCCGGACGCGAGTACCAGCACCGCAACGACGAACTGATGTACGTGGTCGAGGGTGCCTGCCAGGTTGAAGCGGAGGGGCGGGCGTACCGGCTGGAGAGCGGGGACGCGCTGTTCCTGTCCGGCGGCGTGCGCCACCGCTGGCGGGCGGTCACCGAGGAGACCCGGATCCTGGTCGTCGCGGTGGGCGAGCACATCCACGCGACCTCCGAGCCCCCGTCTCCGGGACACTGA
- a CDS encoding helical backbone metal receptor: protein MRRIVSLVPSLTEAVAVSAPGLLVGVTDWCTHPGDLGDAVRIGGTKNPDVRRIVELRPDLVIANEEENRAPDLAALRAAGVEVLVTEVRTLPQALRELDRVLVGALGLARPGWLTDAERAWARVEPPAPPLAEVTAFVPIWRRPWMVLGRDTFAGDLLARLGVRNVYAGHPERYPRVPVEELAAAACDLVVLPDEPYRFTREDGPEAFPGLPAALVDGRHLTWYGPSLAAAPAVLSEQLRAAR, encoded by the coding sequence GTGCGGCGGATCGTCTCGCTGGTGCCCTCGCTGACCGAGGCGGTGGCCGTGAGCGCGCCGGGGCTGCTGGTCGGGGTGACCGATTGGTGCACGCACCCCGGGGACCTCGGCGACGCGGTGCGGATCGGGGGGACGAAGAACCCGGACGTGCGGCGGATCGTGGAGCTCCGGCCGGACCTGGTGATCGCCAACGAGGAGGAGAACCGGGCCCCCGACCTGGCGGCGCTGCGCGCGGCCGGGGTGGAGGTGCTGGTCACCGAGGTCCGGACGCTGCCGCAGGCGCTGCGGGAGCTGGACCGGGTGTTGGTGGGGGCGCTGGGACTGGCGAGGCCGGGCTGGCTGACGGACGCGGAGCGGGCGTGGGCCCGGGTGGAGCCGCCGGCGCCGCCGCTCGCGGAGGTCACCGCGTTCGTGCCGATCTGGCGGCGGCCGTGGATGGTGCTGGGCCGGGACACCTTCGCCGGGGACCTGCTGGCGCGGCTCGGGGTCCGCAACGTCTACGCCGGACACCCCGAGCGGTATCCCCGGGTGCCGGTGGAGGAACTCGCTGCGGCCGCCTGCGACCTGGTGGTCCTGCCGGACGAGCCGTACCGCTTCACGCGCGAGGACGGCCCGGAGGCCTTCCCGGGCCTGCCGGCGGCTCTGGTCGACGGCCGGCACCTGACCTGGTACGGGCCATCGCTGGCCGCCGCGCCGGCGGTGCTGTCCGAGCAGCTGCGCGCCGCGCGCTGA
- a CDS encoding TDT family transporter, producing the protein MATTLVRPRTHTTPAVRAHKAPALRHLGPNWYACVMGTAILANAGATLPYQLPGQRVACQLFWGLSAILLAVLLTARAGHWIHHRDQARAHLLDPAVAPFYGCLSMALLAVGGGALVVGKDLIGTGAAVAVDAVLFTAGTAIGLFMAVAVPYLMVVRHKVEPKQATPVWLLPLVAPMVSAALGPLLIPHLPAGQPRETLLLACYAMFGISLLATLLMLPLIFGRLIVGGPLPLALTPTLFLVLGPLGQSTTAVNQLADVAPQSIEGTYAGALGAFAVVYGVPVMGFALLWLALAVAMLVRAARGGMGFAMTWWALTFPVGTCVTGATGLAHHTGLTAFAWLATALFLGLLTAWLLAAAHTLHGLLSGRLLPT; encoded by the coding sequence ATGGCCACCACCCTCGTGCGACCCCGCACTCACACCACTCCCGCGGTCCGGGCCCACAAGGCCCCCGCACTGCGGCACCTCGGCCCCAACTGGTACGCCTGCGTCATGGGCACGGCGATCCTCGCCAACGCCGGCGCGACCCTCCCGTACCAGCTCCCCGGCCAGCGCGTGGCCTGTCAGCTGTTCTGGGGTCTGTCCGCCATCCTCCTCGCCGTCCTGCTCACGGCCCGGGCCGGGCACTGGATCCACCACCGCGACCAGGCCCGCGCCCACCTCTTGGACCCGGCCGTCGCCCCGTTCTACGGGTGCCTGTCGATGGCGCTGCTGGCCGTCGGCGGCGGCGCCCTCGTCGTCGGCAAGGACCTCATCGGCACCGGCGCCGCCGTCGCCGTGGACGCCGTGCTCTTCACCGCGGGCACCGCGATCGGCCTGTTCATGGCCGTGGCCGTGCCCTACCTGATGGTCGTACGGCACAAGGTCGAGCCCAAACAGGCCACTCCCGTCTGGCTGCTCCCCCTCGTCGCACCGATGGTCTCCGCCGCCCTGGGCCCGCTCCTGATACCCCACCTGCCCGCCGGCCAGCCCCGCGAGACCCTGCTGCTCGCCTGCTACGCCATGTTCGGCATCAGCCTGCTGGCCACCTTGCTGATGCTCCCCCTGATCTTCGGCCGGCTGATCGTGGGCGGCCCCCTCCCGCTGGCCCTGACCCCGACCCTGTTCCTGGTCCTGGGCCCCCTCGGCCAGTCGACCACCGCCGTGAACCAGCTCGCCGACGTCGCCCCCCAGTCGATCGAGGGCACCTACGCCGGCGCACTGGGCGCCTTCGCCGTCGTCTACGGGGTCCCCGTGATGGGCTTCGCCCTGCTGTGGCTGGCCCTGGCCGTCGCCATGCTGGTACGAGCGGCCCGGGGCGGCATGGGCTTCGCGATGACCTGGTGGGCGCTGACCTTCCCCGTCGGCACCTGCGTCACCGGCGCCACCGGCCTCGCCCACCACACCGGCCTGACCGCCTTCGCCTGGCTCGCCACCGCCCTCTTCCTCGGCCTGCTGACCGCCTGGCTCCTGGCCGCCGCCCACACCCTCCACGGCCTGCTCTCCGGCCGCCTCCTCCCCACCTAG
- a CDS encoding LysR family transcriptional regulator — MGNEEWVPLAHRVPDLGALELLLAVARVGSLSGAARRLGITQPAASSRIRAMETRLGVALVDRSPRGSTLTAEGALVTDWARRVVEAAEAFDAGAQALRGRRDSRLRVAASMTIAEYLLPGWLIALRGQRPDTAVSLHAGNSAVVAERVLAHEADLGFVEGLTVPEGLDSAVIAQDRLVVAVAPGHPWARRTRGVAAAELASTPLILRERGSGTRQVLDAALASAGGLAAPLLELASTTAVKAAALGGAGPCVLSELAVVDELAARRLVEVPVSGAGLGRALRAVWPAGARPAGPARDLLSLTRGTP; from the coding sequence ATGGGTAATGAGGAGTGGGTTCCGCTGGCGCACCGGGTGCCGGACCTCGGTGCGCTGGAACTGCTGCTCGCCGTCGCGCGGGTCGGCAGCCTGAGCGGTGCGGCCCGGCGGCTCGGCATCACCCAGCCCGCGGCGAGCAGCCGGATCCGGGCGATGGAGACCCGGCTCGGTGTGGCCCTGGTGGACCGATCGCCGCGGGGGTCGACACTGACGGCCGAGGGCGCGCTCGTCACGGACTGGGCCCGGCGGGTGGTGGAGGCGGCGGAGGCCTTCGATGCGGGTGCGCAGGCGCTGCGCGGACGCCGGGACTCGCGGCTGCGGGTGGCCGCCAGCATGACCATCGCGGAGTACCTGCTGCCTGGTTGGCTGATCGCCCTGCGCGGGCAGCGCCCGGACACGGCGGTGTCCCTGCACGCCGGGAACTCGGCGGTGGTGGCCGAGCGGGTCCTCGCCCACGAGGCCGACCTCGGCTTCGTCGAGGGGCTGACCGTGCCCGAGGGGCTGGATTCGGCGGTGATCGCGCAGGACCGCCTGGTGGTGGCGGTGGCCCCGGGGCACCCGTGGGCGCGCCGCACCCGGGGGGTCGCGGCGGCCGAGTTGGCCTCGACCCCGCTGATCCTGCGCGAGCGGGGCTCGGGCACGCGACAGGTCCTGGACGCCGCGCTGGCCTCGGCCGGCGGGCTTGCCGCGCCGCTGCTGGAACTGGCGTCGACCACGGCGGTGAAGGCGGCGGCGCTGGGCGGTGCCGGGCCGTGCGTGCTGTCGGAGCTGGCCGTGGTGGACGAGCTGGCGGCGCGCCGGCTGGTGGAGGTGCCGGTGTCGGGCGCCGGGCTCGGCCGGGCCCTGCGGGCGGTCTGGCCCGCGGGTGCCCGCCCGGCCGGCCCGGCCCGGGACCTGCTGTCCCTGACCCGGGGTACCCCCTAA
- a CDS encoding thioesterase family protein has protein sequence MTTGAAAPESYYERTGEHSFKPTAHAGGAWNTDEQHFSPLAGLVVHAIDGHLAQRPEPLALARISYDILGRIALDECEITVETLRPGRTIELLEASVVIGGRPVVRARAWLLATLDSSSVADSPHERLPAPEELDVWAMDEEWNGGYVSSVEVRRTPPSRRGRAAAWVSSSVALVAGEPVGALASYMALVDTANGIAVQQDPTAWMFPNLDLTVHLHRRPRGPWTGLDTTVAFGPSGQGLTSSVLHDADGPVGQAEQILTVRPLS, from the coding sequence GTGACCACCGGCGCCGCCGCACCCGAGAGCTACTACGAGCGGACGGGCGAGCACAGCTTCAAGCCCACCGCCCACGCGGGCGGCGCGTGGAACACCGACGAGCAGCACTTCAGCCCGCTCGCCGGCCTCGTGGTGCACGCGATCGACGGACACCTGGCGCAGCGGCCCGAGCCGTTGGCGCTCGCGCGGATCAGTTACGACATCCTCGGCCGCATCGCCCTCGATGAGTGCGAGATCACCGTCGAGACCCTCCGGCCGGGCCGGACCATCGAGCTCCTGGAAGCGAGCGTGGTCATCGGCGGCCGTCCGGTGGTCCGCGCCCGCGCCTGGCTGCTGGCCACCCTGGACTCCTCCTCCGTGGCCGACAGCCCCCACGAGCGGCTGCCCGCCCCCGAGGAACTCGACGTTTGGGCGATGGACGAGGAGTGGAACGGCGGCTACGTCTCCTCCGTCGAGGTGCGCCGGACGCCCCCCTCCCGCCGGGGCCGGGCCGCGGCCTGGGTGTCCTCGTCCGTCGCCCTGGTCGCGGGCGAGCCGGTCGGCGCCCTCGCCTCGTACATGGCGCTGGTGGACACCGCGAACGGCATCGCGGTCCAGCAGGACCCCACCGCGTGGATGTTCCCGAACCTCGACCTGACCGTCCACCTGCACCGCCGGCCCCGCGGCCCGTGGACCGGCCTGGACACCACCGTGGCCTTCGGCCCGTCCGGGCAGGGGCTCACCAGCAGCGTCCTGCACGACGCCGACGGCCCGGTCGGCCAAGCCGAACAGATCCTCACGGTCCGCCCGCTCTCTTAG
- a CDS encoding gamma-glutamyl-gamma-aminobutyrate hydrolase family protein: MPRPLIGITTYVEDSTRYGVWDLPTSLVPTGYYELVQAAGGAAVLLPPDEPGSAAEVLSRVDGLVVAGGPDLDPVHYGAARDSRTGAPATVRDHWELALIAAALDADLPLLGICRGMQALNVALGGTLIQHIDGHVDTPGVMSRHPVRPVPGTRYADLVPEEAQVPTYHHQAVDRLGRGLVVSAHAVDGTVEAIEVPDPERWVLGVQWHPERDTDTRVMSALVEAASVRTAVPVG; this comes from the coding sequence GTGCCCAGGCCGCTCATCGGCATCACCACCTACGTCGAGGATTCCACCCGCTACGGGGTGTGGGACCTGCCGACGTCCCTCGTACCGACCGGGTACTACGAACTCGTCCAGGCGGCGGGCGGCGCGGCCGTGCTGCTCCCGCCGGACGAGCCCGGGTCGGCGGCGGAGGTGCTGAGCCGGGTGGACGGCCTGGTCGTCGCGGGCGGTCCGGACCTGGACCCGGTGCACTACGGAGCCGCGCGCGACTCCCGTACGGGTGCCCCCGCCACGGTCCGCGACCACTGGGAACTGGCCCTGATCGCCGCCGCACTGGACGCGGACCTGCCCCTGCTCGGCATCTGCCGGGGCATGCAGGCCCTCAACGTGGCCCTGGGCGGCACGCTGATCCAGCACATCGACGGCCACGTCGACACCCCGGGCGTCATGTCCCGGCACCCGGTCCGTCCGGTCCCGGGCACCCGGTACGCGGACTTGGTCCCGGAGGAGGCCCAGGTCCCGACCTACCACCACCAGGCCGTCGACCGGTTGGGCCGCGGCCTGGTCGTCTCGGCCCACGCGGTCGACGGCACGGTGGAGGCGATCGAAGTGCCCGACCCCGAGCGCTGGGTGCTGGGCGTGCAGTGGCACCCGGAGCGGGACACGGACACGCGCGTGATGTCCGCCCTGGTGGAGGCGGCCTCCGTCCGCACCGCGGTACCGGTGGGCTGA